A genomic window from Pseudomonas cavernicola includes:
- a CDS encoding Arc family DNA-binding protein has protein sequence MRPMKQAIYSSRTADKFVVRLPDGMRERIADVARNHHRSMNSEIIARLEQSMLQEGSLDDDLSMRLDRPELSLHERELLQRFRQLSRRQQNALVALIAHDAELSAEGA, from the coding sequence ATGCGCCCTATGAAACAGGCTATTTACTCCAGCCGTACGGCTGACAAGTTCGTCGTCCGCTTGCCCGATGGCATGCGTGAGCGCATCGCCGATGTCGCACGCAACCACCATCGCAGCATGAATTCCGAGATCATTGCGCGCCTTGAGCAGAGCATGCTTCAGGAAGGCTCGCTTGATGATGACCTAAGCATGCGCTTGGACAGACCCGAACTGTCATTGCATGAGCGCGAGCTGCTGCAACGTTTCCGGCAACTGTCGCGACGCCAGCAAAATGCGCTGGTTGCCCTGATCGCCCATGATGCAGAACTAAGCGCCGAAGGGGCTTAA
- the phnC gene encoding phosphonate ABC transporter ATP-binding protein gives MNAVIRVERLNKTFGRKQALYDLALSVQPGEMVALIGASGSGKSTLLRHLAGLACCDRSAGGSIQVLGREVQAQGRLNGEVRRLRADIGYIFQQFNLVARLSVLDNVLLGGLGRMPRWRGTLGMFSAEEKQRAMEALERVGLADLAAQRASTLSGGQQQRVAIARALTQRAEVILADEPIASLDPESARKVMEILADINRRDGKTVVVTLHQVDYAVRYCRRAVALKGGRIHFDGPTEGLSPNFLNDLYGADLDASLLFSDKAHRPHLVQELPLALAKA, from the coding sequence ATGAACGCAGTGATCCGTGTTGAGCGCTTGAACAAGACGTTCGGCCGTAAGCAGGCGCTGTACGACTTGGCGTTGTCTGTACAACCGGGCGAGATGGTCGCGCTGATCGGTGCCTCTGGCTCCGGCAAATCTACGTTGTTGCGGCACCTGGCGGGCCTGGCCTGCTGTGATCGCAGCGCTGGCGGCAGCATTCAGGTGCTGGGCCGCGAAGTACAGGCGCAAGGTCGCTTGAATGGTGAAGTGCGGCGGTTGCGCGCTGACATCGGCTACATCTTCCAGCAGTTCAATCTGGTCGCTCGCTTGAGCGTTCTGGACAACGTGCTGCTCGGCGGCCTCGGCCGCATGCCACGCTGGCGCGGCACCTTAGGGATGTTCAGTGCTGAAGAAAAGCAGCGTGCCATGGAGGCCCTGGAGCGCGTCGGTCTGGCTGACCTGGCGGCGCAGCGTGCTTCCACGCTGTCCGGCGGACAGCAGCAACGCGTGGCCATCGCCCGGGCGCTGACGCAACGAGCCGAAGTGATTCTGGCCGATGAGCCGATTGCCTCGCTCGACCCTGAGTCCGCGCGCAAGGTCATGGAAATCCTCGCCGACATCAATCGCCGCGATGGCAAGACCGTGGTGGTCACCCTGCATCAAGTGGATTACGCCGTGCGCTATTGCCGTCGGGCCGTGGCGCTGAAAGGCGGGCGTATCCATTTCGATGGCCCCACCGAGGGCCTCAGCCCGAACTTCCTCAATGACCTGTACGGCGCCGACCTCGACGCCAGCCTGCTGTTTTCCGACAAGGCCCACCGCCCGCATCTCGTGCAGGAACTGCCGCTGGCCTTGGCCAAAGCCTGA
- the phnD gene encoding phosphonate ABC transporter substrate-binding protein: MFKRIGRVFAASALLTGSLLGAAQAADQQAINFGIISTESSQNLKTLWDPFLADMSKQTGLKINAFFAPDYAGIIQGMRFDKVDIAWYGNKAAMEAVDRANGEIFAQTVAANGTQGYYSLMVARKDSPINSIEDMLKNAKTLTFANGDPNSTSGYLVPGYYVFAKHNVDANKIFKRALNGSHEVNALSVANKQVDVGTFNSEGMERLQVTAPDKAAQLKVIWTSPLIPADPIVWRKNLADADKTKLREFFMSYGANPQELKVLEGLQWGKFRASNDDQLLPIRQLELFKKRTEVANNDKLSAADKQAQLQALDVELVKLEKRLAELEKSSAVNAG, translated from the coding sequence ATGTTCAAACGCATCGGCCGTGTTTTCGCCGCCTCCGCGCTGTTAACCGGCTCCCTCTTGGGCGCTGCTCAGGCCGCTGATCAGCAGGCAATCAATTTCGGCATCATCTCCACCGAGTCATCGCAAAACCTGAAGACCCTTTGGGATCCCTTCCTCGCCGACATGTCCAAGCAGACCGGGCTGAAGATCAATGCCTTCTTCGCGCCGGACTACGCCGGGATCATCCAGGGCATGCGTTTCGACAAAGTCGACATCGCCTGGTACGGCAACAAGGCCGCCATGGAGGCGGTGGATCGCGCCAATGGCGAGATCTTCGCCCAGACCGTCGCGGCCAATGGCACCCAGGGCTACTACAGCTTGATGGTTGCGCGCAAAGACAGCCCGATCAATTCGATCGAGGACATGCTCAAGAACGCGAAAACCCTGACTTTCGCCAACGGTGACCCCAACTCCACCTCGGGCTACCTGGTGCCCGGCTATTACGTGTTCGCCAAGCACAATGTCGACGCCAACAAGATCTTCAAGCGCGCGCTGAACGGCAGTCATGAAGTGAACGCCTTGTCGGTAGCCAACAAACAAGTCGATGTCGGCACCTTTAACAGTGAAGGCATGGAGCGTCTGCAAGTGACCGCTCCGGACAAGGCTGCCCAGTTGAAAGTGATCTGGACTTCGCCGCTGATCCCAGCCGACCCAATTGTTTGGCGCAAGAATCTGGCTGACGCTGACAAGACCAAGCTGCGCGAGTTCTTCATGAGCTATGGCGCCAACCCGCAAGAGCTGAAAGTGCTGGAAGGCCTGCAATGGGGCAAGTTCCGCGCCTCCAACGACGACCAGTTGCTGCCGATCCGCCAGCTTGAGCTGTTCAAGAAACGTACTGAGGTGGCGAACAACGACAAGTTGTCCGCCGCGGACAAACAGGCACAACTTCAGGCCCTGGATGTCGAGTTGGTAAAGCTTGAGAAACGCCTTGCCGAGCTGGAGAAGAGCAGCGCTGTTAACGCTGGTTGA